The window TTTTTTCTTTCTTTACTCCTTAATTAATTTTTTTACGCAAGGAGTATTTTAACCTTTTAATAAAACTTTGTCAACAAATACTTAACTTTATTTATTTTTTATATTGTTAATGCAGAAGCTCCTTTTATTCCAGCATCATTACCTAATTCACCTAATTTAATTTGTAAATTTTCAATTGTTATTCCTAGTGCATAATTTGGTAACTTTTCTTTTACCTTATCTAACAAAATATCACCTGCTAGAGCTACTCCGCCTGCTAGTATTATAATTTCTGGATTTATTATATTTAGAACATTTCCAATTCCCATAGCTAGATACTCTGAAACATAATCTACTATATCTATTGAAAACTTATCTCCTTTTTTCGCCTCATCAAAAATATGTTTTGCTTCAAGTTTATTTAAATCTCCATTAATTGATTTATACAATCCATTATTCTTATTTATTTGCAATCTAGACAGTGCCTCTCTTATTACTCCTGTCGCCGAAGCATACGTTTCAAAACACCCTTTTTGACCACAACCACAAAGTTTTCCATCTTTTTCAAGTTTCATATGCCCTATTTCTCCACCTGCTCCAGTAGCTCCAGAGATTAACTTACCATCAATAAATATTCCTCCACCTACTCCAGTTCCAAGAGCTATAGTCACACTTTTAGAATATCCTTTTCCTGCCCCATATAAAGTTTCACCAAGAGCAATTACATTTACATCATTATCTAATCTAGTTTTCACACCTGATATTTCTTCCATTTTTTCACTTATATTTATATTTTTTTCCCAAGGAAAATTAGCAAAAAAACCAACTTTTTTTTGATCAATAACAGGACCAGGTATTCCCATCCCTATCCCCTTTATTAAATCTCTAGTTATATCTAATTCTTCCGCTAATTCTAAAGATGTTTCCCAAATTTTATTTAAAGTATAATCTACTCCCTCTATTGATTCAGTTTTTATACTCGTACTCTTTAAAATATCTCCACTTTCATTTAATATTCCGATTTTACTATTTGTCCCCCCTATATCTACCCCTATAAAATATCTCATAAAACTCCCTCCTAATTATAAATTTCTCTGTATTTTTCTTTTAAATAATCTATATAATAAACTGGATTCAACTCTTCTCCAGTCACTTCAATCATTATTTCTTTCGGTGTTTTTAATTTTCCATATTTATGTATTTTTTCTTCTAACCAAGTTTTTATTTTTTTCAATTCTCCTCTCTCTAAAACTCCTTCTATATTAATCTCTTTTTTCATCGCATTTAAAATTTGAAGAGAATAAACATTTCCTAAAGCATAAGAAGGAAAATAACCTATAAGTCCACACGACCAATGAACATCTTGTAGCACCCCTTCAGAATCACTTTTAGGAATTACACCTAAATACTCATACATTTTCTTATTCCATATATTTGGTAAATCTTTTACCAAATACTCTCCTGATAAAATACCTTTTTCTATCTCATACCGAACCATTATGTGTAATGAATACGTTAATTCATCAGCTTCCACTCTTATCAAAGAGGGTGAAACCTCATTTATTCCTTTATATATTTCATCTAATGATAGATTTTCTAATTCTTTATATTTAAATTTGCTTTTTTCCAAAAGCCCATACCAAAACTCCTTACTTCTCCCTATAACATTTTCATAAAATCTCGATTGTGATTCATGAACTCCCATTGAAGCTCCATCAGATAAAATCGTTTCTTTTAAATCTTCGGCTATATTTTGCTCATATATTCCATGACCACCTTCATGTATTGTACTAAAAACACTAGAAAAAGGAAGTTCCTTTATATATCTTGTTGTTAATCTAACATCATCTTTATTGACTGTTAAAGTAAAAGGATGTGCACTTTCAGATAATATTCCTCTTTCTAAATTAAATCCAATATATTTTAAAATCTCATTTGAAAAATTTTTTTGATCAACTTCTGAAACTTGAAATTTTATTTTTTCTTGAAAATCTCTTTTATTTTTTGTTATCTCTTTTAAAAGAGGAACAATCTCTTTTTTTAATTCATCAAAGAAAAAATCCAATTTTTCAATATTCATGCCTTTTTCATAATCATTTAAAATCACTGAATAAACATCTTGCTTTTCACCTCTATATTCTATAAACTTTCTATTAAAATTAAAAATTTGTTCCAATATAGGTGCAAAACTTGCAAAATCATTATTCTCTCTTGCAATTTCCCAAATCCCCTGAGCTTTTGCAGTTAATTCAGAATACATTTTATATTCATCACTTGGAATAACCTTTATCTTTTCTATCTCTTCTTCTAAAAGTTCAAGTTCTCTTCTAGTTATATCGTCTAATACATTTATACTCTTTTTTAATTCTTCTAATATTTCATAAAACTCTTGAGATGTTGTTAAATTATAGCTTTTTAAGCTTAATTCTCCTATCATTTCAGAGATTAATTTATAACCACCTTTTGGTGCTTGAGTTTCCAAATCCCATTGAAGTAAAGCTAACATAGAATCTAACATTTTTTTCTCTTTAATCTTATTTTTAAATCTTTTTATTTTATCTTCCATAATTCCACTCCTTTACTTTTATATTTATTATATTTAATTTTTTTCTCTTTAACAACATTTTTCATGTTCTATTGATAATTTTAGTAAAATAATGTAAACTTATATATAAAAATATAATAAACAAGATAAAAGGAGCTTTTATGAAAAGAAGTATATCAGGTATTCAACCTAGTGGAATATTACACTTAGGTAATTATTTTGGAGCCATGAAACAATTCATTGAAAACCAAGATAAATATGAAGGGTTTTATTTCATTGCTGATTATCACTCACTAACTTCTCTTACTGACCCAAAATCTTTAAGAGAAAATTCTTATAATATAGTTTTAGACTACTTAGCTTTAGGACTTGACCCTGAAAAATCAACAATTTTTTTACAATCAGATGTTCCTGAGCACACTGAACTTATGTGGTTACTATCTAACATAACACCTGTTGGACTTTTAGAGAGAGGTCACTCTTACAAAGATAAAACTGCTAAAGGTTTTACACCTAACACAGGTCTTTTAACTTACCCTGTTCTTATGGCAGCAGATATCCTTATGTATAACGCTGATATTGTTCCAGTGGGAAAAGACCAAAAACAACATCTAGAAATGACTAGAGATATCGCTTTAAAGTTTAACCAACAATATGAAGTTGAACTTTTTAAACTTCCAGAACCTCAAATTTTAGAAGACTTAGCTGTTATTCCTGGAACTGACGGACAAAAAATGAGTAAATCATATGGTAACACAATTAATATGTTCGCTTCAAAAAAAGATTTAAAAAAACAAATCATGAGTATTGTTACAGATTCAACTCCTTTAGAAGAACCTAAAGATCCAAATAATAATATTGTTAAACTTTACGAACTTTTTGCTACAAAAGAGCAAGTTGAAGAAATGAAAAGTAAATTTATCGCTGGAAATTATGGATACGGTCATGCTAAAACTGAGCTGTTAAACATAATTTTAGAATATTTTAAAGAAGCAAGAGAAAAAAGAGAAGAGTTAGCAAATAATATGGCTTATGTTGAAGAAGTTTTAGCTAATGGAGCAGCTAAAGCTAGAGAAATTGCTAAAAAACAAATTACTGCAGCTAAAGAAGCCGTTGGATTAATTGGAAACGCATATAAATAATAATAAAAAAAGACAGTTTTAACTGTCTTTTAATTTTTTATATGGCGCACCCGAGAGGAATCGAACCCCTAACCCCCTGATCCGTAGTCAGGTGCTCTATCCAATTGAGCCACGGATGCATAACTTATTTCATGCTATAAAAAAAAGGTAGTTACTCTACCTTAAAATATCTTATAAATGGCGGTGAAGGTGGGATTTGAACCCACGGTACGGGGTTAACCGTACTCTCCCTTAGCAGGGGAGTGCATTAGGCCACTCTGCCACTTCACCATCCTTTATGGCGGAAGGTCAGAGACTCGAACTCTGAAGTCTTGCGACGCCGGTTTTCAAGACCGGTTCCTTACCAGTTAGGGTAACCTTCCGTATGTAGAAATAGTATCATTTTTTTTAAGCATTGTCAAATACTTTTTTTATTTTTTAAAAAAAAGCTGCTTTAAAAGCAGCTTTAATTAACTATTTATCTTCAGTTACTGTTGTTTCAGTTGTTTCTTCTTTATTTTCTTCCTCTTTTGGAATAGGATTTCCAAACATCCATTCAATTTGTCTTCTAACTCCAGTTAACTCCACTACCTGTCCATCAATCTCTAATCTATCATCTTCAGGAATAGCTAAGAATCCTTCTTCTATAGGTATTTCTTTTAATAAATTATGTTGAAGTTTTATAGCATTTTCAAAACCAAATGGTTTAAATTCTGTTTTTACACTTCTTATTAATTCATCATTTTTAGATATTTCTTCTACTTGTTCAGGAGTAAATCTTCTTTGAGGTGGATATTCTGCAATAAATAAAGTTTCAGTCTTTAAAAACTTTAACTCATCTCCTTCCTTCTCAAAAATATCAATTGTATATCTTCCTCTATTTTTAACTAAAAATCTATCTATGTCTACTATTTTCTTTCCAACACCTAATGGATCTACCATAGGAGTTAATTCTCCTCTTGATATAAGATCATCATCTGGTCCATTTAATCTTACTTCAAATACTGTCGGTTTAGTCACTTCTTCAAAAGTTAAAACTATTGAAAGTCTCATCATTGGATGAGGAAATATTGGTTGAATTATATTATCAAAAGAGCCAAATATATCTACAGCTCCTCCTACTTGTTGACTCATCTGAGCTGCATGTGCAACTACTATATTTTTTACCTTAGCCATTTTATCCCCCTTTTTGGTTATTTTGTTCTAATTTACTATAGCATACCTCTTTTAATTTGTAAATTTTTATTTCAAAATTGTAAATATAAAAATAGTCCCCTTACCTTCTTTAGATATAACATCTACTTTACCACCACACCTTTCTACAAGTTCCTTTACAATAGATAGACCTAATCCAGTACCAGCTTTATTGCTTGTCCTAGCTTTATCTACTCTATAAAATCTTTCAAATACCTTTTCTACATCTTCAGGTGCAATTCCTACCCCATTATCTTTTACTCCTATTTTATATCTATTTTTTGTTTCGATTATAGATATTTCTATTTCTGGTGTTAGATTACCTTTATAAATAATCGCATTTTCAACTAAATTTTTTAAAATTGTTAAAACTTTTTCAAAATCAATTTTTAATTCATTTTCTTTATTTAAAAGATTCAAACTATAAGTTATGTTTGCTCCACTATTTTTTATTCTTTCATTTAAAACAGCATGTAATTCAGTTTTTAATCTACTTACAGGAACCTTTTCAACATTTACTATATTAGAACTTTCTATTTTACTTATATTTAAAAAATCTATAATTATATTTTCTAATTTATCAATATTATTCTTTATAGTCTTTATAAATTGTCCTCTTAATGGATCTGGAGCATCTTCTAAAGCAATCACATAACCTTTTATATTTGTTAACGGTGTCTTTAACTCATGACTAACATTACTTATAAAAGTCTTTTGAACTTCTAGCATCCCTTTTGTTTGAGTAATATCTTTAACTGATAAAAGATATCTATCATCTTGATCTAGATACTTTACATTTACACTAAAATATCTTTTAAGCCTTAATATATACACCTCAGATTTTTGATTTTGCTTCTCTTTCAAAGCTCTCTTTACCACATCAATAATTTCTATATCTTTTATTAAATTTAAATAACTCAACTTATCCTTTTCATACAAGTAATTAAATCTACTGTTCTTTATTATAAGCTCTAACTTTTCATCAAAAAGACAAATTGATGAATCTATTGAACTTATAATCTGATGTAGTATTCTTTTTTCCCTATTTAAATTAATTATATTTTCTAAATTTTGTTTCTGCCATTTTTGTACTATATCCCACAAATTTAGAATCCAAGGATCTTTTTCAAAATACAGATTTTCCCCATTTCCTTTTTCTTTTAAAAAATCTTCAATAACTTCAATTTTTCTATATAAATCTCTTTTTAAATATTTTTTATAAAATCCATGAATTGTAAAATTTAAAAAAGTAAAAAATAAAAGTTCTGCCAATAAAATTATTTTTAACATTCTTAAGGTATCTCCATAGTTTTTAGAAACTCTAACAACTACTCTTTCTCCCTCTTTATTCACTCTTTTTACGGCATAATATGCCATTGTCTCCTCTGATATACTGCTTTTTCTAATATCAAATCCTGTTCCTGTATCCATTACTTCAAGAACTTCTTTTCTTCTACCATGATTTTCAAGCTTTTCTTCTTCATTATATTTCCTAGAATCATATATAACTTTTCCATCTAAACTAATTATATTAAATCTCATATCTGAATTTTTAAATATTTGTTGGTATTCCTCTTTATCATACTCTTTAATTAAATTAGATATAATAAAAACATTTTCTTTCAAACTATTTCGTGCACCATCTTTATAAAGATGAGATAAAAACGATATATTAGTTATCACAAAAACAATTTCAATTATAACTATAAAAAATAAAGCGATTATCTCTTTTCTTCTAATCTGTACCCAACTCCTTTCACAGTTTTTATACACTCAGTTAAAAATGGAATTTTTTCTCTTAACTTGGATATATAAACATCTACAGTCCTATCTCCAGAATAATAATTACTTCCCCAAACTTTATCTAAAATTTTTTCTCTACTAACAACTATACCCTTATTTTTAACTAAAAGTAATAATAAGTCATACTCCTTTTTAGATAATTCAACTTCTTCTCCATTGTTTGTTACTAAATGTTTATCTTCATCTATTTCTAGATCTAAAAATCTATTTCTTATTTTTTTATTTTTTTCTTGCTGATTCAATAGTTTTTTCCCTCTTAAAAGTAATTCTCTTGGATCAAAGGGTTTTTTCATATAATCATCCGCCCCAATTTCTAAGCCTTTTAATACATCTTCAACTTCTGTTTTAGCTGTTAACATTATTATGTAAGGTGTGCCATACTCATCTTCCATCTCTTTGACTATTTTTGTAAAGTTTACACCATCTAAATTAGGTAACATCAAATCTAAAATAATCAATTCATGTTTGTCTTTTTTTAAATACTTTAACCCTTCTAATCCATCTGATGCTACAGTTACTTTATACCCCTCTTTTGTAAAATAGTAATTTATCAATGCTTGTATTTCTAAATCATCCTCAACTACTAATACCTTCATATCATCTCTCCCTCTTTTTTTTCTATTATATCATAAATATAAAAAAGGTGTCCTTTTTTCACCAGGACACCCGTACAATGTTATTTTGCTGGTACAAAACCTTCATCGGAAACTACCCTTTGTCCATCCGCTGATAATGCAAAATCAACTAATCCATTTACATCTTTATTATCTGTATCGATAACATACCAATATATTTCTCTTGCTATAGGATATTTTTTATCCGCCACATTTTGTACATTAGGTTCAATTGAATCAACTTTTAAACTTTTTACAGATTTGTCCATATATCCCATACCAATATAACCAACTGCATACTTGTTATTTTTTATCTCTTGCTTTATAGCCTCATTTGAAGGCATATATAAAGTATTTTTTCCATATTCAGCATCTTTTTTAGTATTCTCTTCTCTTATAATATGTTCTTTGAAAAATTCATGAGTACCAGAAGAAGAATCTCTTGATAAGACAACTATTGTAGCATCA of the Cetobacterium sp. NK01 genome contains:
- a CDS encoding ROK family protein, translated to MRYFIGVDIGGTNSKIGILNESGDILKSTSIKTESIEGVDYTLNKIWETSLELAEELDITRDLIKGIGMGIPGPVIDQKKVGFFANFPWEKNINISEKMEEISGVKTRLDNDVNVIALGETLYGAGKGYSKSVTIALGTGVGGGIFIDGKLISGATGAGGEIGHMKLEKDGKLCGCGQKGCFETYASATGVIREALSRLQINKNNGLYKSINGDLNKLEAKHIFDEAKKGDKFSIDIVDYVSEYLAMGIGNVLNIINPEIIILAGGVALAGDILLDKVKEKLPNYALGITIENLQIKLGELGNDAGIKGASALTI
- a CDS encoding carboxypeptidase M32; protein product: MEDKIKRFKNKIKEKKMLDSMLALLQWDLETQAPKGGYKLISEMIGELSLKSYNLTTSQEFYEILEELKKSINVLDDITRRELELLEEEIEKIKVIPSDEYKMYSELTAKAQGIWEIARENNDFASFAPILEQIFNFNRKFIEYRGEKQDVYSVILNDYEKGMNIEKLDFFFDELKKEIVPLLKEITKNKRDFQEKIKFQVSEVDQKNFSNEILKYIGFNLERGILSESAHPFTLTVNKDDVRLTTRYIKELPFSSVFSTIHEGGHGIYEQNIAEDLKETILSDGASMGVHESQSRFYENVIGRSKEFWYGLLEKSKFKYKELENLSLDEIYKGINEVSPSLIRVEADELTYSLHIMVRYEIEKGILSGEYLVKDLPNIWNKKMYEYLGVIPKSDSEGVLQDVHWSCGLIGYFPSYALGNVYSLQILNAMKKEINIEGVLERGELKKIKTWLEEKIHKYGKLKTPKEIMIEVTGEELNPVYYIDYLKEKYREIYN
- the trpS gene encoding tryptophan--tRNA ligase, coding for MKRSISGIQPSGILHLGNYFGAMKQFIENQDKYEGFYFIADYHSLTSLTDPKSLRENSYNIVLDYLALGLDPEKSTIFLQSDVPEHTELMWLLSNITPVGLLERGHSYKDKTAKGFTPNTGLLTYPVLMAADILMYNADIVPVGKDQKQHLEMTRDIALKFNQQYEVELFKLPEPQILEDLAVIPGTDGQKMSKSYGNTINMFASKKDLKKQIMSIVTDSTPLEEPKDPNNNIVKLYELFATKEQVEEMKSKFIAGNYGYGHAKTELLNIILEYFKEAREKREELANNMAYVEEVLANGAAKAREIAKKQITAAKEAVGLIGNAYK
- a CDS encoding ATP-binding protein; its protein translation is MYKNCERSWVQIRRKEIIALFFIVIIEIVFVITNISFLSHLYKDGARNSLKENVFIISNLIKEYDKEEYQQIFKNSDMRFNIISLDGKVIYDSRKYNEEEKLENHGRRKEVLEVMDTGTGFDIRKSSISEETMAYYAVKRVNKEGERVVVRVSKNYGDTLRMLKIILLAELLFFTFLNFTIHGFYKKYLKRDLYRKIEVIEDFLKEKGNGENLYFEKDPWILNLWDIVQKWQKQNLENIINLNREKRILHQIISSIDSSICLFDEKLELIIKNSRFNYLYEKDKLSYLNLIKDIEIIDVVKRALKEKQNQKSEVYILRLKRYFSVNVKYLDQDDRYLLSVKDITQTKGMLEVQKTFISNVSHELKTPLTNIKGYVIALEDAPDPLRGQFIKTIKNNIDKLENIIIDFLNISKIESSNIVNVEKVPVSRLKTELHAVLNERIKNSGANITYSLNLLNKENELKIDFEKVLTILKNLVENAIIYKGNLTPEIEISIIETKNRYKIGVKDNGVGIAPEDVEKVFERFYRVDKARTSNKAGTGLGLSIVKELVERCGGKVDVISKEGKGTIFIFTILK
- a CDS encoding response regulator transcription factor, with protein sequence MKVLVVEDDLEIQALINYYFTKEGYKVTVASDGLEGLKYLKKDKHELIILDLMLPNLDGVNFTKIVKEMEDEYGTPYIIMLTAKTEVEDVLKGLEIGADDYMKKPFDPRELLLRGKKLLNQQEKNKKIRNRFLDLEIDEDKHLVTNNGEEVELSKKEYDLLLLLVKNKGIVVSREKILDKVWGSNYYSGDRTVDVYISKLREKIPFLTECIKTVKGVGYRLEEKR